In the genome of Bacillota bacterium, one region contains:
- a CDS encoding Gfo/Idh/MocA family oxidoreductase: MEKIRLGYVGAGFMAQAVHLPNFTALPDCEVVALAEVRPQLAQKVAERFGIPRVYTTHSELLLDPDIDAVAVSAHYVHQAQVAEDALRAGKPVFMEKPMALTVERAERMLQAAREGGGRLMVAYMKRYDAGIELAKQLIDQCRQSGELGKLFYLRARCFGGNWTAGNSATVIQTDEPYPSAPNEVPQWLPEKYHHSYIAYLQVYCHNVNLARWLLNAGDDWQVTAVDLDDDAFTGVAVLRMGGVRVSLETGGLAAHQWDEDSQAYFQKGWVKVTSPPLLLRNSCATVEVYRAEDGAEYSRHFPEEGWSWSFQREAAHFIHCIRTGEPFRSSGEDAIQDVRIFEAIYQKWLGM, from the coding sequence GTGGAAAAGATTCGTTTGGGATATGTTGGAGCAGGCTTTATGGCACAGGCAGTGCACCTGCCCAACTTCACCGCCCTGCCCGACTGTGAAGTGGTGGCGCTGGCGGAGGTGCGCCCGCAGCTCGCGCAGAAGGTGGCGGAGCGTTTTGGCATCCCGCGTGTATATACCACGCATAGCGAGCTGCTGTTAGACCCAGACATTGATGCCGTTGCGGTATCGGCGCATTACGTGCATCAGGCGCAGGTGGCAGAAGACGCGCTGCGGGCGGGCAAGCCTGTGTTCATGGAAAAACCAATGGCTCTGACGGTGGAGCGTGCGGAACGCATGTTACAGGCGGCGCGAGAGGGAGGCGGTCGCCTGATGGTTGCCTACATGAAGCGATACGACGCCGGCATTGAGCTGGCAAAGCAACTCATCGACCAGTGCCGCCAGTCCGGCGAGCTGGGCAAACTCTTCTACCTGCGAGCCCGCTGCTTCGGAGGCAACTGGACGGCAGGCAACTCGGCAACGGTCATCCAGACCGACGAACCTTACCCCAGTGCGCCCAACGAGGTACCCCAGTGGCTGCCTGAGAAATACCACCACAGCTACATCGCCTACCTGCAGGTGTACTGCCACAACGTGAACCTCGCCCGCTGGCTGCTGAACGCTGGTGATGACTGGCAGGTGACAGCCGTCGACCTCGACGACGACGCCTTCACGGGTGTGGCTGTACTGCGGATGGGTGGCGTGCGTGTTTCACTGGAAACGGGGGGACTGGCAGCGCACCAGTGGGATGAAGATAGCCAGGCATACTTCCAGAAGGGGTGGGTGAAGGTAACCTCGCCCCCGTTGCTGCTGCGCAACTCCTGTGCTACCGTAGAGGTTTATCGTGCAGAGGATGGCGCAGAGTACTCCCGCCACTTTCCCGAAGAGGGCTGGTCGTGGTCGTTTCAGCGTGAGGCGGCACACTTCATCCACTGCATACGCACGGGCGAACCATTTCGTTCTTCTGGAGAAGATGCGATTCAGGACGTCCGTATCTTCGAAGCCATCTATCAGAAGTGGCTGGGGATGTGA
- a CDS encoding glycosyltransferase family 4 protein, with the protein MRILYVNQWGGLGGAEISLLRVLERLPRDQVQPALACPPGALAEEARALGIDVLPIEFPSLRRSSKLSEGVSQRLRNAIARSDLVHAYSVRAGWFAGRPCRDLRVPLVWSIHDLFPFPWQRIWLRTVAQRYAQAVVAYSRALQRQMGRRLQDRVQHLPHGVDTSLFRPLEPPARTEVRRRFGTPADVPVVIHVGRVMPFKGQHLFLQMAQILRCQHREAVFWLAGDDSMGDHRYAVRVRAMSEANHSQIRWLGFQRDIAPVIAAADVLVHCSTRPEPFGLVILEAMASGAVVVSANRGAPAEIMENGRTGILTPPNKPRPLADAVHSLLTSEQQRWEIASSARRAVCERYTLEQHIQRLLALYQSLL; encoded by the coding sequence ATGCGAATCCTTTATGTGAATCAGTGGGGAGGGCTGGGCGGAGCAGAAATCAGTTTGCTGCGCGTGCTGGAGCGCCTGCCGCGCGATCAGGTGCAACCGGCTCTGGCTTGCCCGCCCGGCGCACTTGCCGAAGAGGCGCGCGCTCTGGGGATAGATGTGCTTCCCATCGAGTTCCCTTCCCTGCGCCGCAGCAGTAAACTGAGCGAGGGTGTTTCTCAACGGCTCCGTAATGCTATCGCGCGGTCCGACCTGGTGCATGCCTACTCCGTACGCGCGGGGTGGTTTGCCGGCCGTCCTTGCCGCGACCTGCGCGTGCCGTTGGTGTGGTCTATCCACGACCTGTTCCCCTTCCCCTGGCAGAGGATATGGCTTCGAACGGTGGCTCAGCGCTATGCACAAGCGGTGGTTGCCTACTCCAGGGCGTTACAAAGACAGATGGGAAGGAGGCTGCAGGACAGGGTACAGCACCTCCCGCACGGCGTGGACACCTCCCTGTTCCGCCCGCTGGAGCCTCCAGCGCGTACGGAGGTGCGCCGTCGGTTTGGCACCCCTGCCGATGTTCCTGTGGTGATTCACGTGGGAAGGGTGATGCCCTTCAAAGGACAGCACCTCTTTTTGCAGATGGCGCAGATACTGCGTTGCCAGCATCGTGAGGCTGTCTTCTGGCTGGCGGGTGATGACAGCATGGGAGACCATCGTTATGCCGTGAGGGTGCGGGCAATGTCCGAGGCAAATCATTCGCAGATACGCTGGTTGGGATTTCAGCGCGACATTGCTCCTGTTATCGCCGCTGCTGACGTGCTGGTACATTGCAGTACCCGCCCGGAGCCGTTTGGTCTGGTCATTCTGGAGGCAATGGCAAGCGGTGCTGTCGTTGTTTCGGCAAATCGGGGTGCGCCAGCCGAAATCATGGAGAACGGACGAACCGGTATTCTGACGCCCCCAAACAAACCCCGTCCCCTGGCGGATGCCGTGCATTCCCTGCTCACCAGCGAGCAACAACGATGGGAGATAGCCTCTTCGGCGCGCCGCGCGGTCTGTGAACGATATACTTTAGAACAGCATATCCAGCGCCTTCTCGCGCTGTATCAGAGTCTACTGTAA
- a CDS encoding sugar phosphate isomerase/epimerase — MKICFNTITCGADKPLETTLDLLGKYGYDGVEIEAGRIDDYLTRHSLSDLRRQLAKNCLQVAAVMAFPFFAFDTVQQEEQLRRIDRYARTARQLGSKTLLCFTADAPPPGMGIAEAIERAGKSAQRYGEVSGQYGVKCALEPIGGAPFMPGPRQALAVVGASTSRNVGIMMDTFHYYKSGIPLEEIRRLPKEHLLIVHVNDCPDLPREQMNDSHRVYPGHGVIPLVEEFRILKNEIGYTGFLSIEIFNRDYWADSHENVIRNAKAALDAVLAKI; from the coding sequence ATGAAAATCTGTTTCAACACCATCACCTGCGGGGCAGATAAACCGCTGGAAACAACGCTCGACCTGCTGGGCAAATACGGTTACGATGGCGTGGAGATCGAGGCTGGGCGTATCGATGACTATCTTACGCGCCATTCTCTCAGCGACCTCAGACGCCAGCTGGCAAAGAACTGCCTGCAAGTCGCGGCAGTGATGGCGTTTCCCTTTTTCGCCTTCGATACCGTCCAGCAGGAAGAGCAGTTGCGTCGCATCGACAGGTATGCACGCACCGCCCGCCAGCTGGGCAGCAAAACCCTTCTCTGCTTCACTGCCGACGCCCCACCGCCGGGCATGGGCATCGCCGAGGCGATTGAGCGCGCAGGCAAATCCGCCCAGCGCTACGGCGAGGTCAGTGGGCAGTATGGGGTGAAATGCGCGCTGGAGCCAATCGGTGGCGCGCCCTTCATGCCCGGACCGCGACAGGCACTGGCGGTGGTCGGAGCATCTACCAGCCGGAACGTCGGCATCATGATGGACACCTTCCACTACTATAAGTCGGGCATCCCGCTGGAAGAGATACGCCGGTTGCCCAAAGAGCACCTGCTCATCGTACACGTCAACGACTGCCCCGACCTGCCTCGCGAGCAGATGAACGACAGCCACCGTGTGTATCCCGGGCACGGCGTGATACCGCTGGTGGAGGAGTTCCGAATTCTTAAAAACGAGATAGGCTACACGGGGTTCTTGAGCATCGAAATCTTTAACCGCGACTACTGGGCAGACAGTCATGAAAACGTCATCCGTAACGCCAAAGCCGCGCTGGATGCTGTGCTGGCAAAAATCTAA
- the dut gene encoding dUTP diphosphatase produces MRFRTSVSSKPSIRSGWGCERGELCVHIRVLIQREPDAADLPLPQYATPGSAGADLYAAIDEPVILQPGERRKISTGIRIALPPGYEAQVRPRSGLAERYGLGMVNAPGTIDSDYRGVVQVILINLGQEPITIRRGDRIAQMVIAPVARAVWQEVDALPETERAEGGFGSTGFSTEK; encoded by the coding sequence ATGCGATTCAGGACGTCCGTATCTTCGAAGCCATCTATCAGAAGTGGCTGGGGATGTGAAAGGGGGGAACTTTGCGTGCATATCCGCGTTCTAATACAACGGGAGCCCGATGCAGCGGACCTTCCCCTGCCCCAGTATGCCACGCCCGGGTCGGCGGGGGCAGACCTGTACGCGGCGATAGATGAACCGGTGATACTGCAACCCGGTGAGCGTCGAAAAATCAGCACTGGCATCCGCATTGCCCTGCCGCCGGGTTACGAAGCACAGGTACGCCCGCGCAGCGGACTGGCAGAGCGGTATGGTTTGGGCATGGTGAACGCTCCGGGAACCATCGACAGCGATTACCGGGGTGTTGTTCAGGTCATACTCATCAACCTGGGGCAGGAGCCGATTACCATCCGTCGCGGCGACCGCATCGCGCAGATGGTGATTGCACCGGTAGCGCGGGCAGTTTGGCAGGAAGTGGATGCGCTGCCCGAAACCGAGCGTGCAGAAGGTGGATTCGGCAGCACCGGATTCTCTACGGAAAAGTAG